One Chanodichthys erythropterus isolate Z2021 chromosome 22, ASM2448905v1, whole genome shotgun sequence DNA window includes the following coding sequences:
- the LOC137012590 gene encoding olfactory receptor 52N5-like, which translates to MDNLTFRYSILLMEGLHVTDLSNHLTFMLFLLAYIFIIVSNIGILIQISVEKRLHQPMHILFCNLPLNDVLGTIVLLPRLMSQILTDPSERYITYAECAIQAFFGHVYGTASHTILMIMAFDRYVAICNPLRYPTIMSNNMVVKLSAGAWGAAVVLVGILIGLSVRLSHCRSVIQNLFCDNASLFKLSCENTMINNVYGLTFTVVLLTSSLGSVVFTYLRIVMVCFKSKNKATNSKAIKTCSAHLAVYIIMMVSGFTTIFLHRFPAYAESRNLSSIMFHVIPPSLNPIIYGLQAKEIRQRLFKLFYKSKINSM; encoded by the coding sequence ATGGACAACCTGACATTCAGATACAGCATACTCCTAATGGAAGGACTACACGTTACAGATCTGTCCAATCATCTCACATTCATGCTTTTTTTGCTTGCTTACATATTTATTATAGTATCTAACATTGGAATTTTGATTCAGATCTCAGTGGAAAAAAGGTTACATCAACCTATGCACATTCTTTTCTGCAACTTGCCACTGAATGATGTATTAGGGACAATTGTTCTTTTGCCACGCTTGATGAGTCAAATTTTAACAGACCCCTCTGAGCGCTACATCACATATGCGGAGTGCGCTATCCAAGCTTTTTTTGGACATGTGTATGGAACCGCATCCCACACTATTCTAATGATCATGGCCTTTGACAGATATGTGGCCATATGTAATCCATTACGATACCCAACTATAATGAGCAATAATATGGTAGTTAAACTGTCGGCAGGAGCCTGGGGTGCTGCAGTAGTGCTGGTGGGGATTCTGATCGGCCTCAGTGTGCGTCTCTCTCACTGCAGATCTGTGATTCAAAATCTGTTTTGTGACAATGCTTCACTATTTAAACTGTCCTGTGAAAATACAATGATTAATAATGTATATGGATTAACTTTTACTGTGGTTTTACTAACGTCCTCATTGGGGAGTGTGGTATTTACATATCTCAGAATAGTGATGGTATGCttcaaaagcaaaaacaaagcaaCCAACAGCAAAGCAATAAAAACCTGCAGTGCTCACCTGGCTGTTTATATAATCATGATGGTTTCTGGATTCACCACAATTTTTCTTCATCGTTTCCCTGCATATGCTGAAAGTAGAAATTTATCTAGTATAATGTTCCATGTTATTCCACCAAGCTTGAATCCCATAATATATGGTTTGCAAGCCAAGGAAATCAGACAGAGACTGTTTAAACTtttttataaaagtaaaataaactcaatgtga